The genomic DNA tatatatttattaatataaattgaaCTATTTAGTGCTGTCCCTGAATCCACTGTCAACCCTGTTACCGGAGATAAACCCCCTGCAGAACAATGAATTATTCCACAAGTCACATGATCTTCAGCATATGACATCATAATAAAGGAGGAAGACACAGGAAGCAACTTCAGGTATGTGTCTAAgtagtttttcatatatttttttaaagctactttGTCTGGGTTCCTAAGGTACTTTATAAATGTCAACTATGTTATGCAAAGttaagtagaaaaaaaatatatatacaaaaatgtataattagTTTAATAAACTCAAATAAAGCCTTCACCAGAAGCACACCATGTGCAGCCATGTGCTTTACCACATTGGAAATAAAGGGCAAACTTTGTTATGTAAGTCAACCCTGTTACTGGTCAACTCTGTTACATGTTAGAGTAACAGAGTTGACTTAAGGTAACAGTGTTGATGTAAGAAATTACTATGACGTGGTTGTTGCtcataatttaattatatttaattacatttaaatgttaaaattgattaaaaacataaatatgtttatttacaggTAGATTTAGTTAAATGGCACTTACTGCTGCAGAAAAACAACGGCGCTATCGTGCACGCCGTGATGCAGATCCATCAAAAAGACAAGAGTATTTGAAAAAAGAACGGCAGACATGGAAAGCAAGGAAAGAAGCAGGGAAGGTGAAGTCAGTGTCAGAACTTGGCGAAAGAGAGAAGCGTAGCAAAAGGAAATACTGGAGAAAAGCTCAGCAGAAGTGTAGGGAAAAGAAAGCAGCAATAGACTCCTTGGCAACACCTCCAGAAAGCCCAGATGAGGTCCATCAGCCAGGACCTTCAAGGTTAGAGTTAGGCTACAGATTGAGAAACTGGCTTtacatatgtatttaatatattgttggcataatgtatgcttaaaaatacattaatctatgaacaaaatatgtatttatttttatcgtactttttttttataggcaACGCAATCGAAGAAGAAGAAcatctcaaaagaaaaaaattatactTCAAGAATTGGAAGATCTAAAGGTTTCTTTCAAACAGCAAAAGAAAGTTTTGGACAAATATAAAAAGCGGTACCAACGCTTGCTGAAGAAAAGTGAATCGCCTAGAGCTAAAACAAACAGGTTGCTGAAGAGCTTTCCTGCAGAAGATGCAGTTCGGAAAACCCTTCTTTTCCATCATTCTTTGATCGAAGACATAAAATTAAAATATCACACTtccaggaaagagagagagaagcagattCTATCAAAAATTGTTACTGGCAAAATCGTGAAAAAATATCGACTGCAGAAATTTGCTCAGGATTCATTTGGGTTTTCAAAGAAGCGATGGCAGAGTAACAAACAGAGAAATGAAAATGAATCCTTCACATTTGTAAGAAGAAAAGTAAGCAGAGTCACAGATGAGATTAAAAATAATgtggcctccttttatgtcagagATGACGTGAGCCGAATTACTACGGGAAAGAAGCAAACTATTActcagaacaaaagaaaaatgcagaagAGATTTCTGACTGACACCATGAAGAATCTTCATCGAAAGTATCTATTGGAGAATCCAAATACATCGATGTCCTATTCACTTTTCTGCCACCTTAGACCATTTTGGGCTGTGCACCCCACTATTTCAGACAGAGACACCTGTCTCTGCAAACTCCATGAAAACCTTGGTTTTGTTGTAGAAAAGCTACATCAACTGAAGCTCATTAATGACTCTGACCTTGAAAGCTTGGCAGAAAAGATCTGCTGTAGTCCTCCTTCCAAATCATGCATGTATGGGGAATGTACCAAGTGCAAGGAGACAGAACTTCCATTGAATAGCTCTTATGATGTATTGACCAGTGTTTCCTATTGTCAGTGGGTAACCCAGACAGTAGAAAAGGAAAAACCaaagaaagataaagaaaaagaaaaggcacCTGTGAAGATCACTATAAAGAAGGAAGTGGAAAGCACTATGAAGGAGCTCATTGTGGTGTTCAACAGCCTTCTTAATAAATTCAGAAGGCACAGCTTCAACATAAAGCAACAATTTGCTTACTGTCGTGAATTGAAGAAAAGTCTGTCTCCAAACGAGTGTCTTCTACATGTTGACTTTTCTGAAAACTATTCCTGCAAATACAGCAGTGAAATTCAAGCTGTACACTTTGCTTCCTCCCACCAGCAAGCAACACTACACACTGGAGTTTTGTATCTTGGCGCAAAAGCAGACCCTGTGTGCTTTAGCTCGATTTCACcatcaaaacaaaaggcacctcCAGCAATATGGGAGCATCTCAATCCTATTCTGGATCATGTGAAAACCAAATATCCCTCTGTATCGGTTCTGCACTTCTTCAGTGATGGCCCATGTACACAGTACCGACAGAAGGGGAATTTctatttgttcagtacagaatTGCACAAGAAAGGATTTGCAGCCGGAACCTGGAATTTTTTTGAAGCAAGTCATGGTAAAGGTGCGCCTGATGGAGTTGGAGCAGTTCTGAAAAGAACTGCTGACATGTTAGTCAGCAAAGGGAAAGATATAACGAATGCGTCTGATCTCTTCAGATCTTTATCTGAGGTAGATACAACTATCAAGTTGTTTTATGTGGACAGTGAAGCTGTAGACAAAGCCACAGATCAAATGCCACTAAATATTCCTGTTGTTCCTTCAACCATGAGGATCCATCAGTTGGTCACACTCTCACCAGGAAAGCTAATATATCGGGATGTTAGCTGCTTGTGTTCAACTGAGAAAAACCTTGATTGTCAGTGCTACAACACACAACATTTCGACTTCACAAATGGGCCGGCAGCTGCATGTCCAAGTACCACTGTTCAGCAAATTCAGTGGCACAATCCTAATGTTCTTGGAAAATGGTGTGTTCTCAAATATGACGAGGATCTGTACCCAGGAATCATTCTTGCAACCGATGAAACACACGCACAagtaaaatgcatgcatcgtGTGGGGTCCAACAGATTCTTCTGGCCAAATCGCGAGGACATTTTATGGTACTTGCATGATGATGTCATAAGTGTGATTCCACCTCCACGGCCTGTGACTGCCCGCCATGTGGAGATCTCCAAAGAAATATGGTCCAAATTAGCTGTGTAAACACACATTCTAGAAAAACctagaacagatttttaaaaagatGTCCATAATTGTTAAATACATTGTTCAGCTCTTCCACTTTGATAACAGTAAAATATTGTTAATTTGTACAGTATGATGTTACATCTTGCTTACATTTGAAAGGGCGTGTCTTCGTTTAAATcattttgtttacattaaaaatgttatGTTTTCAAATTGAATTCTTACAGCGCTGTTGTGTACTGTTattataaagtttgtatttttacatCAACAATGataatatgtacatttaaaaacattatagtTCCATATTAAAAACAACCTAACCAAAAAAACTTACCTTGTTCTATTGCAGTTGCATAATTATACAGGTCTTGGCGTAGTTTCCAAAAATCAGTGGTTACTAATGTAAGACAACAGTCTGTTTATTGCAAAttataaatgcaaatatttttaggaCTGTATTACAATGACATTTGTGACTTCTATATCTGTGAAagcctgttaaaaataaacaaaataaccacTGCACATACTGTCCTGTCAATTCTGTTACTTTTGTCAATACTGTTACTATGTTGTCAACTATGTTACTTGCAAATATATTACTCCAGAATATTTAATTTTGTCCTTTGTAGTAAACTAACTTGATTTATCCAATAGCAAAAGTTAAGAAAAAGAACCACCCTAAATGTTTTGTGAAAATTAAGCTGGTATCTGACACTTTtatgtaaaaatgtcagtgcttAAAAGTTCTATTTGTAGATTCCGTAATATTATTGAGACTAAAAATGGAATTCtttgataattatttttttatgcttcAAGAATTGCATTTAGGGACATAGTATTTGTCTAAAAATGTTTGAATTGAAATGTGTACAGCTTAAACACTTTTTCAGAGAGTTACTTATGTGTCCGTAACAGAGTTGACACAAAATATAGTTTAAACAGGAATTTATGGCTTTTAATTTACAGATTTTCTGTTGTTAAGCTTGgcaaaagttttttttggttcattttaaatgttctgtttatgataaaaaatgtttatttcccCAAATACAcactgattttcatttttttcacaagGTCCAAAAGGCACCCTATTGGAAGAATGACCCATTAACTTACATAATATTTATTACTGCTTAAATatgcagagtaaaatactctggcccacctactcctaacttttaaatttaaaaaaaactagttgaagagccctgctctaactaaggcaactatctgtccagggtatacgagaaacacatgcaagcagttgcagatgaaactacagatgggagagaagtgtgtcctgaacattgtatttaatttgtaatttgtaattttatgaaaattgtttatttttataataatacccCTCGTTTGACTAGTCTTTATATTGTATTGTCAGCAATAAGcggttttttttcaaaacacctttcaaaacacctacagtacattgttactagtggactgctttaagaaagatttttcctgaaaactaGGTCTCAGGGACTTAAAGAAATAattcaatagatttttaatgtaaaaatgttatttatgttgaaattacgttgttaattcttaataaattggtaaaaacagaattggtcattttgaaaaacggaatttgccattcccaagaatagaaaatcaggagccctttattatgtcattgcaatcactcgggtgaaaatgttttgtaatttgcccaacatcaatatttttcaacaaaacattcagtaTTGTAacgtccctcaggtcatagaataacatgttttatacatgtatctctaagctgaatacataataaaaatacttaactaaaaaaagatttttttttttttttttttttttaaatgtatggtacTTTATAATGTCCCCAGAGTtctctgaaaaaaaggacaccatttccaagatgctactgtaaaaaatagattttgtgattttttttattttttatagcaagagtcaaatacagccaaaaaacacctggtcctgggggagcatctcactgaaaaacgcttggtcctgaaagggttaaagaacaAGTCGCTTCAAATGTAACCTGATGCAGTTTgtgttcactagatggcgctggtgctcaCTAGCACAACACAAGGCTATgtaatataaaattattatttgaaaccactttttttaaaccaaaaacagAAAATTACTTTCTTGGGTTTGGGCAATGCTAAATAATCCTTATGCTTACAAGCCACACTCTCCCATAGCCTCCTTCACCATGAAACTAATTCTAGATATGAGGCTCACGTTGCCACAGCAATTGGGTTCTTGGTTTCAAGGAGCAAATGTGCAGTAGCAAAGCAATCTGTCTTCAGCATACATGGAAAAGTGTATAGATGGCTTGACCATAACAAGTAGCTAATTAAATTACATCTACATCTGGAAGACAATGCAAGTAATAATGTCATTTCATAATAGGGCTCTAATGCCTAGTATACAGATTTTACTAGACAAATGGGTTTGTATCgctctaaaaaaaatgtttttttgtgttccccaATGGGGTACAACATCGCTATTCGTGTACGAATGGCACAGTTTAATATATTACTACATTTCAGGTTCTCTTAAAATTGAATTTTCAAAAGAGAAAACTTGTCTGTAGCAGGCTAGGCTTTAACTGTTCAACTTCCACATATTTTAGTGGTATGTTTATAACATAAAAGAATTCAAACACCTTCAAGAATCATTTTAAGCAGCTACAAATTAATCTTATTTTGATTATCAGTTAACAACTATGGCATAGTGGTgggcggtcaaggctggtcaacAGCAGGAATAGCaaacccagacacagaaactgcagttccctatcaagtacaaaatgtaaccattacctctcATGGGTATTTAACCTTAAAGACCCTGTAACCTGAACAGATAACAAAGACTGCTctcagagcctgtgatgcagtcatgcccgcccccaagggcataaatacaacacacacagatctcaacatcatttttcctttcatccgACCTGAGATGAGAAAGACTACAAACAGAGAAGTGTTGAATACGCTTTTATCTGCGTATTCGCTTGTGTAACTACACtgtgtctcgttgccacattaattctgcttgcagttgtctccctcagtgtctcgttgcaacATTAATTCTGCTTGTAGAATTATTGTGAAGACTGTTGGGGCTCTAATAGGTTTCCTCAGTTTTCAGATTGTTGGATTAACCTGCtgtaggtgggcatccctatagaTCGCTCTCGTGGTAACTCTCGTGGTAACTTGCTCCCGTTCCCGCCTGTACATCGTACAAGGTTACCATTCtgattcactagcagttgctgggctcGGCACTGCTTCGGGTCTGGCTGTCCGCAGCCCCACCTGTAGTGTTTCGTTGCCGCCCTGGTCTCTGCGTGAGTGCCATTGTGAAGGCTGTCACAGCTCTGACAGCAGGCTTTCACCAGTCTTAGGACTGTGTCAGTTTATCAGAAGCGCTATAGGTGGGCACTCCTATAGTCTGCTAAAATGGTAACTGTAGGTCCAGGCCTACCCTGTTCCCGCAGGTACAGATTCTGTACAACAAACAAGGTTACGACTCTGATTCACTACGCAGTCACTAGGCTAGTTCTGCACCGGGTCTGATTGCTTGCAATCTTTCCTGCAGTGTTTCGTGCCGCCTTGGTCTCTGCTTGCAGTACCATTGcaactgtacattgcttgctatttacATAATGCATGGAGTTATCTctgtgacacatgcaaggccagcctgcctgtctggtaccaagcaggccttgttcACAGGCCAGTTACTGTCTATCAAAACGCTTTTCTGCGCATTTCTCCACGGCGCTCTGCGTCTCTAGGAGCTGGTGTTCCCACCTGAGGACATAGAGTCTGATAGCTCTCCCTGTAACGGTGGAGACTATGGTCTTGCAGGTGCCCTGGTCTACAGAGGGTCCACCCTGTACAACGGCGTTACTGCTTGAGCAGGCCCCCTCGAGGACAgcaacagtactgtacactacccTACTGTACCAGCTCGGTGCTACAGGCACCAAACCGGTACCAAACCGACCCCGTTCCATTCCAGTACAGTCTCTATTCTGACCTGCTACCAACCAGGGTTTTACAATCCCCATTCTGATACCAAGCAGGCCTCgttgacagtccagttgctgTTTTTAGCAAGCTGAGGTAGCAACTGGACATTCTTACGGTACATTGCTTGCTGTTTGCATAGTaactgggttttatccctgtaacatatgcaaggccagcctgcctgtggacaagcagatgctcttcctgcctgaggcAGCAGCACGCAAGGAGGCATTGGTAATCATTCATATTTGTGTTCATTCTCCAAGCGTACGTTGGAGAAATGTTTCTCCTGTagctctacagagcgctctgTGTCCCTCACCTGTACAGCGCTCTTCCACCTCTCAGAGAGGTGGCTgtgtcctcaccccatggctgtGCCACACACCCGGGAATagagaagctctgggcagcagtttcccacagGTACATGTGCCTGATGGGGACAACGGTGTTCCCATCCAGTCTGGTGCCAAGCAGGatttgttgacagtccagttactgTCTAATTGcggaggcagcaactgtacatatTTACTGTACACTGCTTGCTATTGCATATGCCTGGGTTTTTATCCCTGTGCCAGCAGCTTCAGGGACCAGCACGGCCAGCTGCACCTGCAGCCAGACCGCCTCCCGGCACAGAGGCAAGAGCCTCATACCAAGCCACAAGGTGACCAGCGGCCCCAAGGGTTAGCTGCCACAGGTCCAcggccccttctcagggagccatcgggagtattggcgtcagtgcaccacagacatctgggtatTTACTACTCTTCAGACCAGCTACtcgctgcagttcaagcacggtccccctgCCTTTCGGGGCGTGACTGCAGCATTAGTCACGGACCCACAAGACACCGCTGTGGTCTCTCAGGaagtagcagctctgctgcaagaACGGGCTATCCCCGTGGTACCTTCCTTCCAACTGGAGGACGGGTTCCACTCCATGCCCAAGTGgaatggtggcctcagaccaatcctcgccCTCAGGCAGGTCAACCTGTTCCGAGCCAAATGAGGTTCAAAATGTGACGATGCAACAGCTAAGTTGCAGTCATTCAGGCCAGGCAATTGGACCAAGGTGGACCTCAAAGATGCATATTTCCGTATCCCCATAAAAACCGGAGCACTTAAGAGCCTGCGGTTCGCCTTCAGGGAACAGAGTACGAGTTCTGGGTCTTGCCGTTTGGCTTCTCTCTAGCTCCCCATGCCTTTTCGTAGTGCATAGGCTATTCTTGCCCCACTGAGACTCGGAGGCATCAGAGTACTTAATTACCTGGACGATTGGTTCATTGTATTCAGTCTCAAgtacaggcagaggcccacacggaacttgCCACAGACCACCTTTCTTTGGTTGGGCCTGTAGGTGAAtcgtgcaaagagccagctcaactctcgcagacagcctcctatttgtGAGTGCGCCTGGACTCCACGTCCATGCTCTGCACCAGGGGTGTCCAAACCTTGTCCTGGAGAGCTGGTatcctcctggtttttgttccaactgtaccctaaattaattaattggtccaattaagtaatttagggtacagctggaacaaaaaccaagagAGACAgcggtcctccaggaccaggattggacgcCCCTGCTGTACACCGTCGGGCAACAGGGTGCAGAGAATGGACGCTTGACTGAAGCTTTTCAGTGCCCTCTCGAAGCCTGGTTCAACAGCCCGCATTCAACCGTGGCCACCTGGtgacagtgtctcatcactgtctgAAGACATTTTCTGGATGCCCACCTGCGCTTAGGCATAGCACTGGGCAGCATCACCAGAAGGAGGTCATCACCATAGATGCATCCAGTCTCGGCTGGGGAATGGCAGTGGATTGCAAGGGGTGTGGAACCCCCCGTGTATCCACATCAGTATTTTGGAGCTTCAGGCAGTGTTTCTAGTCTTGCAGAATTTTCACAAGAAGTTCAAGGGAGACACTGACTTGTCTGGACGGACAACACTACCGTGGTGGATTCTGTAAACCACCAGTGTGGCTTCAGGTCCCCCAGTCTCCATCGAGTCGCCCGCAAGCTGTTGCTCTGGGCGCACGATTACCTGCTCTCTCTGAGAGCCGTACACCTGCCCGGGGTGATCAGCTAGGCGGCGGACCTCTTCTCAAGGGGTGTTCCCAGTGcttcagagtggaggcttcacccacAGGTGGCGAGCTAGACCTCTtacctcccaggaatcaacccattgTCCCCGCTGGTTCTCTAACAGGAGTTCCTCATGGTAATGCTCAAGGTAGCCTTGGCCGAGCCTTGTGGCATTCCAGTTGTCTGCAATAATTGCCTTGTGACATCTTCGGTATTTCATACTTGATTGGGAATGTtacgttattatcataaccctggttctctgaaagaaaaacgtaaccattaaccttcaaggtcgtcGCGGCTATGATGGCAACAGGTTTGAAGAAAAAACGATGACGAGATCTGTGTGTGCAGTCTATTTATGCCCTTGGACGCAGGCATGATGAGCAGTCTTTGTTATATCTATTAGGGTTACAGGGTCTTTAACATtagaaccgccatgcgggtcaatttgacccatttcaattactcttccattgtaaatcttgtgtatgtccgtttttgacttttcctaaatctGTGAATTAAATATCCTAACAGCATTTAACGCCCCCTCCTCCTCtatcacaatatttttttaaatttcaagccttcctttgtttgtagactgactacgaaacagagattgctatgattgttgATTTGTACAATTGCACCAAGATGCCAACTCTGTGAAAGCCTATACTCTAtttctcaatgtacctgggagacagcaATCCTTCATTTTGTTCCAGAAATACAATGGGAACATATCAGAAAGAAATATTTAATCCTGAAAAGTAGTCATtctgattggaatacggcaagctgcacttggatgcacacagcaaaccaaaatgacaggtaggacaacttatgtgcctaatatgaaacgtatgttctatatatatatatatatatatatatatatatatatatatatatatatatatatatatatatatatttttttttatattacttttagaaaaaactATTTCGGTTTAACaagtttgtatgtaccagttaacactatagtgttcaatggaactgcatctgtgtttacaacacagctcctggatgcaggcaatCAGCTGGCAGAcacgtacgctcctccatagagtacaatgcagccgtcatactggaagtagtgttacattttctttttatgtagtattagaaacaatgatttcggttttacatttcttttgaaatgtgtattttacattGATTCTATGGGAacaacattaggttattatcataaccctggttccctgaaaaagaaatgtaatcattaccgAAAGGACATTTACACCCTAAAAAGATATGAAAtctgaataaaatatatcaaagctgctgcagagcctgtgacacagtcatggcccgccctCGAGGACACAAAatgactgcgctcacagatctcagcatcatttttccttcaagcctgttgcaatcatggacgcagtgaccttcaaggttaatggttacatttctatttcagagaaccaagGCTATGCGtgcgaaatgtaaccattactgaatgggtccGTATACCCAAGccatgggctttattccagatgcaccctggaataaagcccacgaagttgccatgctccTAGCGGAGTGGGCAGCGAGCTTCTCTGGAGGGGtcaaaacaagaataaaataactccaacCGCAGctactgcagcctggaggagagcaCAAAATCAAACGACTtacgttgcttgatccctgggaaggggtGACTCAAGACTGTCACAGGCTGtgtgagcagctttgatatattttattcaggtttcaggtctttaggaggtaaatacccattcggtaatggttacatttcatatcTGAAAAGGGAACAGCAAAGCTCCGAGTTGAGATTTGAAGTCTTCCACGAACAACACAGATTATTTTGTGTGTAGAAGGTGTCTTACTGGACAATccctcaaataaatacataattgtgCTATCCACGGAGGACATTTTCAAATCTCAGCTCAATGTTAAGCGGTTTTCCCCACAAAACCATAGCATAGCGTTGCTGCAAGACAAACAAGTCcatgggggggggacgggacgacACAACAACACACAACAGGACACACCAATACCTTACAacatcgtttttttgttttttttttaaatccacggGTCACTTTCCAAATAAATATACTGCAggcaaaaagcacacaaaatgtAGTCAGGTCACTTACCTGCATGAAGAAGCCAGTGACCAAGGCCCTCCGTATGTTGATATAGTAATCTCGACTGGTGAACTCTGTGCTTCTGCGAGGCAGGTTGAATCTGTCCATTATTCTGGAGAGCTGCTGACGTACATTGTCAGCAGACATCAGTGATCTGTAGTTAATGAAATTGTCATAGCACCATTGAACTGACTCATGGTCTAGAAGAGAGGaagtggaaaaacaaaacaaattaaattgtaCAAGATAcaagtaaacatttttttaaatatgtaaacttCTGTTAAATGGTGCACATCCTCCTCCATGGAACTGGTGACTACATACAGATTCTACATAACTCCAGCACAGCTGTGGCCCTTGATTGTAAGGAAACTGCATTAAATTACAACAGTACAGCAGTGCCCAAGGCAgatttgaaataaatgtatttaatgcaaATACCCAGGTAGATTAAA from Acipenser ruthenus chromosome 2, fAciRut3.2 maternal haplotype, whole genome shotgun sequence includes the following:
- the LOC131703213 gene encoding uncharacterized protein LOC131703213, with the translated sequence MQKRFLTDTMKNLHRKYLLENPNTSMSYSLFCHLRPFWAVHPTISDRDTCLCKLHENLGFVVEKLHQLKLINDSDLESLAEKICCSPPSKSCMYGECTKCKETELPLNSSYDVLTSVSYCQWVTQTVEKEKPKKDKEKEKAPVKITIKKEVESTMKELIVVFNSLLNKFRRHSFNIKQQFAYCRELKKSLSPNECLLHVDFSENYSCKYSSEIQAVHFASSHQQATLHTGVLYLGAKADPVCFSSISPSKQKAPPAIWEHLNPILDHVKTKYPSVSVLHFFSDGPCTQYRQKGNFYLFSTELHKKGFAAGTWNFFEASHGKGAPDGVGAVLKRTADMLVSKGKDITNASDLFRSLSEVDTTIKLFYVDSEAVDKATDQMPLNIPVVPSTMRIHQLVTLSPGKLIYRDVSCLCSTEKNLDCQCYNTQHFDFTNGPAAACPSTTVQQIQWHNPNVLGKWCVLKYDEDLYPGIILATDETHAQVKCMHRVGSNRFFWPNREDILWYLHDDVISVIPPPRPVTARHVEISKEIWSKLAV